The following proteins are co-located in the Brachybacterium sacelli genome:
- a CDS encoding Gfo/Idh/MocA family protein, with product MTSTPDTTLPPDVRVGVIGVGQMGADHVERLTARIKGARVSVVDDYVRETAEKVAATAPGCRVAESWQELVAADDVDAVLIASPGRFHREQATACIEAGKPVLCEKPLAMNPEDAYSVVEAEQASGGRYVSLGFMRRFDREYAELKDAIDAGELGEISILNCKHRNAHTLPGFVDSMMVYDSSVHEVDAIHYFLEEPIVAVQAVLPVPGPRADGGQHDPMLLLFRTESGRIVTDELYVNTDAGYEVRTEVLGSRGIATIGTGSGRVTTHLEGARWGGAIPPDFRPRFLDAYDAEVQAWVAAVRDGSHVADRSATAWDGYLAAAACEATETALTSDGFVPVTTRPRP from the coding sequence ATGACCTCCACCCCTGACACCACCCTCCCCCCGGACGTGCGCGTCGGCGTCATCGGCGTCGGCCAGATGGGCGCCGACCACGTCGAGCGCCTCACCGCCCGCATCAAGGGCGCCCGCGTCAGCGTGGTCGACGACTACGTGCGCGAGACCGCCGAGAAGGTCGCCGCGACCGCGCCCGGCTGCCGCGTCGCGGAATCCTGGCAGGAGCTGGTGGCCGCCGACGACGTCGACGCCGTGCTCATCGCCAGCCCCGGCCGCTTCCACCGCGAGCAGGCCACCGCCTGCATCGAGGCCGGCAAGCCGGTGCTGTGCGAGAAGCCGCTGGCGATGAACCCCGAGGACGCCTACAGCGTGGTGGAGGCCGAGCAGGCCTCCGGAGGCAGGTACGTCTCCCTCGGCTTCATGCGCCGCTTCGACCGGGAGTACGCGGAGCTCAAGGACGCGATCGATGCCGGGGAGCTCGGCGAGATCAGCATCCTGAACTGCAAGCACCGCAATGCCCACACCCTGCCCGGCTTCGTGGACTCGATGATGGTCTACGACTCCTCGGTCCACGAGGTCGACGCGATCCACTACTTCCTCGAGGAGCCGATCGTCGCGGTCCAGGCCGTCCTGCCGGTGCCCGGGCCCCGGGCCGACGGCGGCCAGCACGACCCGATGCTGCTGCTGTTCCGCACGGAGTCAGGGCGGATCGTCACCGACGAGCTCTACGTGAACACCGACGCGGGCTACGAGGTCCGCACCGAGGTGCTGGGCTCGCGCGGCATCGCGACCATCGGCACGGGGAGCGGGCGGGTGACCACGCATCTCGAGGGCGCCCGGTGGGGCGGTGCGATCCCCCCGGACTTCCGGCCCCGCTTCCTCGACGCGTACGACGCCGAGGTCCAGGCCTGGGTCGCGGCCGTCCGGGACGGCTCGCACGTCGCCGACCGGTCCGCGACCGCCTGGGACGGCTACCTGGCCGCCGCCGCCTGCGAGGCGACCGAGACGGCGCTGACCAGCGACGGTTTCGTGCCGGTCACCACTCGCCCTCGCCCCTGA
- a CDS encoding MFS transporter produces MMIPLESMMPTTDRSALPPGHVPSPEELPGLVERIRAAGKRRGPLAIAAVATMGSFLFGYDTGVIAGALSYMHLPLAAGGLELSSAEEGVVTSLLAFGAAFGALIGGQINDRIGRRKAIMLLAIIFLVGTIGCALAPNVVVISPFRFILGWAVGGASSTVPLYLAESAPKRIRGPVVAIDQFMIVFGQFIAYSMNAAISRMVRAPEATVQSDPTGQFEPGETVSWDALQQIEGLVVADGNGHAWRWMLILATLPALVLWIGMRVMPESPRWYAANQRYYDVIASLKQLRDPSKDGAVTDEVAEMIDLERQQEKQEEWSLRRGFAKKWTRRLIWIGIGLGIFDQLTGINTAMWYMPTILSAAGFSTADALLLNVLTGFVSAVGSLLGLWLVAKFMRRHVGMAQEFGIAVSLFLLAALFHFGIEPHMSADGSVGDAVPLLIPWLILAVVSLFIFIKQAGTVTWVLLAEIFPAKIRGASQGISVGALWFFNGIVALVFPVMMTSLGGSKTYLIFALINVVAFLFYWKVVPETKDVSLEEFEEGYRTRYGD; encoded by the coding sequence ATGATGATCCCCCTGGAGTCGATGATGCCCACCACGGATCGTTCCGCGCTGCCCCCTGGCCATGTGCCCTCCCCGGAGGAGCTGCCCGGCCTCGTCGAGAGGATCAGGGCCGCCGGGAAGCGCCGCGGCCCGCTGGCCATCGCCGCCGTCGCCACGATGGGGTCCTTCCTCTTCGGGTACGACACCGGCGTGATCGCCGGGGCGCTCTCCTACATGCACCTCCCGCTCGCCGCCGGTGGGCTCGAGCTCTCCTCCGCGGAGGAGGGGGTCGTCACCTCCCTGCTGGCCTTCGGGGCGGCCTTCGGTGCGCTCATCGGGGGGCAGATCAACGACCGGATCGGCCGCCGCAAGGCGATCATGCTGCTGGCGATCATCTTCCTGGTCGGCACCATCGGGTGCGCGCTCGCGCCGAACGTCGTGGTGATCTCGCCGTTCCGCTTCATCCTGGGCTGGGCCGTCGGCGGTGCCTCGTCGACCGTTCCGCTGTACCTCGCCGAGTCCGCACCCAAGCGCATCCGCGGCCCGGTCGTCGCGATCGATCAGTTCATGATCGTGTTCGGACAGTTCATCGCCTACTCGATGAACGCCGCGATCTCCCGCATGGTGCGGGCGCCGGAGGCCACCGTCCAGAGCGATCCGACCGGGCAGTTCGAACCCGGCGAGACCGTCTCCTGGGACGCGCTCCAGCAGATCGAGGGCCTCGTCGTCGCCGACGGCAACGGACATGCCTGGCGCTGGATGCTGATCCTGGCGACGCTGCCGGCCCTCGTGCTGTGGATCGGGATGCGGGTGATGCCGGAGTCCCCGCGCTGGTACGCCGCGAACCAGCGGTACTACGACGTGATCGCGAGTCTGAAGCAGCTGCGGGACCCCTCGAAGGACGGGGCCGTCACCGACGAGGTCGCCGAGATGATCGACCTGGAACGACAGCAGGAGAAGCAGGAGGAATGGTCACTGCGGCGGGGCTTCGCGAAGAAGTGGACCCGACGCCTGATCTGGATCGGCATCGGCCTGGGGATCTTCGACCAGCTCACCGGCATCAACACGGCGATGTGGTACATGCCCACGATCCTGTCCGCGGCCGGGTTCTCCACCGCCGACGCGCTGCTGCTGAACGTGCTGACAGGATTCGTCTCCGCGGTCGGGTCCCTGCTCGGACTCTGGCTGGTCGCGAAGTTCATGCGACGCCACGTCGGGATGGCGCAGGAGTTCGGCATCGCCGTGTCGCTGTTCCTCCTGGCGGCCCTGTTCCATTTCGGGATCGAGCCGCACATGAGCGCGGACGGTTCCGTCGGGGACGCGGTCCCGCTGCTGATCCCGTGGCTGATCCTCGCGGTGGTCTCCCTGTTCATCTTCATCAAGCAGGCCGGGACCGTGACCTGGGTGCTGCTGGCGGAGATCTTCCCCGCCAAGATCCGCGGCGCGTCCCAGGGGATCTCCGTGGGGGCGCTGTGGTTCTTCAACGGGATCGTGGCGCTCGTGTTCCCGGTGATGATGACGTCCCTCGGCGGATCGAAGACCTATCTGATCTTCGCGCTCATCAACGTGGTCGCGTTCCTCTTCTACTGGAAGGTCGTCCCGGAGACCAAGGACGTCTCCCTCGAGGAGTTCGAGGAGGGGTACCGCACGCGCTACGGGGACTGA
- a CDS encoding GntR family transcriptional regulator has protein sequence MPVETPGATEIDIEVDRSATTPLYLQLAGAIEASVRSGTLPPGSRLENELVLSKRLGLSRPTVRQGIQELVDKGMLVRKRGVGTQVVQAPVNRQVALTSLYDDLRTAGKAPRTEIIEYRIGRPSAEAVDRLQLGAGEQVLDLIRVRYADDEPLAVMRNTLPERIAPSRESLADSGLYASLRADGVVSVLAHERIGATVADEEHAELLDEEVGAALLTMERKSFANDGSVVEFGYHVYRASRYSFEVTLVDS, from the coding sequence ATGCCCGTGGAGACCCCGGGCGCGACGGAGATCGACATCGAGGTCGATCGCTCCGCGACGACGCCGCTCTACCTGCAGCTGGCCGGGGCCATCGAGGCCTCGGTGCGCTCCGGCACCCTGCCGCCCGGCAGCAGGCTGGAGAACGAGCTGGTCCTGTCCAAGCGACTGGGGCTGTCCCGGCCGACGGTGCGCCAGGGGATCCAGGAGCTGGTGGACAAGGGCATGCTGGTGCGCAAGCGCGGCGTGGGCACCCAGGTGGTGCAGGCGCCGGTGAACCGTCAGGTCGCGCTGACCTCGCTGTACGACGACCTGCGCACCGCCGGGAAGGCCCCCCGCACGGAGATCATCGAGTACCGCATCGGGCGCCCCTCGGCCGAGGCCGTGGATCGCCTGCAGCTCGGCGCCGGCGAGCAGGTGCTGGACCTGATCAGGGTGCGCTACGCCGACGACGAGCCCCTGGCCGTCATGCGCAACACCCTGCCCGAACGGATCGCCCCCTCCCGCGAGAGCCTCGCCGACAGCGGCCTGTACGCCTCGCTGCGGGCCGACGGGGTGGTCTCGGTGCTCGCGCACGAGCGCATCGGCGCCACCGTCGCCGACGAGGAGCACGCCGAGCTGCTCGACGAGGAGGTGGGCGCGGCGCTGCTGACCATGGAGCGGAAGTCCTTCGCGAACGACGGCAGCGTGGTCGAGTTCGGGTACCACGTCTATCGCGCCTCGCGGTACTCCTTCGAGGTCACGCTCGTCGATTCCTGA
- a CDS encoding SDR family NAD(P)-dependent oxidoreductase, with translation MSRLSSRTALVTGAASGIGFAVASRFAREGARVALADRDGAAAESAATGIAEETGDGTARALTMDISDEAAVGAGFAELGSAGWAPDVVVANAGVQLFGLDAKIAELDLEVWQRTVDVNLTGTFLTLKHAVRSMLATGGGSIILTGSPTGLTGEGNDFTAYSATKAGIHGLARTVAAAYAADGIRVNTVVPAYTETPLVTTISDDPTERAAIVGRIPLGRAGTAHDVEGIMVLLAGEDGAFATGSLFAVDGGMTSL, from the coding sequence ATGTCTCGCCTCTCCTCCCGCACCGCCCTCGTCACCGGCGCCGCCTCCGGCATCGGCTTCGCCGTGGCCTCCCGCTTCGCCCGGGAAGGGGCCCGCGTCGCCCTCGCCGACCGGGACGGCGCCGCGGCGGAGAGCGCGGCCACCGGCATCGCGGAGGAGACCGGTGATGGCACCGCCCGGGCGCTGACCATGGACATCTCCGACGAAGCGGCCGTCGGAGCGGGCTTCGCGGAGCTCGGGTCAGCGGGCTGGGCACCCGATGTCGTGGTCGCCAACGCGGGCGTCCAGCTGTTCGGGCTGGACGCGAAGATCGCCGAGCTCGACCTCGAGGTCTGGCAGCGCACCGTGGACGTGAACCTCACCGGCACCTTCCTGACCCTCAAGCACGCGGTCCGCTCGATGCTGGCCACGGGCGGCGGCTCGATCATCCTCACCGGCAGCCCCACCGGCCTGACCGGCGAGGGCAACGACTTCACCGCCTACTCGGCCACCAAGGCCGGCATCCACGGCCTGGCCCGCACCGTCGCCGCCGCCTATGCGGCCGACGGGATCCGCGTCAACACCGTCGTCCCCGCCTACACGGAGACTCCCCTGGTCACGACGATCTCGGATGATCCCACCGAGCGCGCCGCGATCGTGGGCCGCATCCCGCTGGGCCGCGCCGGCACGGCCCACGACGTCGAAGGAATCATGGTGCTCCTCGCCGGCGAGGACGGGGCCTTCGCCACCGGCTCCCTGTTCGCGGTGGACGGCGGCATGACGTCGTTGTGA
- a CDS encoding toxic anion resistance protein translates to MNKLEPPTPDPEIAPAEPVEQIEEDEAVSMLTELPAEQQQDLEDRADQWLDQITTLNPHSQEFTAQVDALGAVARRTFERTSGTSSRFMEQSMRDARDSGGAQESVSKSLGELRTTMEDLAPKEETFADKALSWLPGRNVAKRYFRGFESNQEQLDEVIAALGRGQEMLQRDNAELAVERRSLWDDLSALQKASYLLGLLDKQAVRRAEQARAEGKADAANALERDVLFAVRQRRQDVATQIAVTVQAYLAMGLIEDNNTKLAQGVDRARTTTVTALRTAVITAQALENQKIVLDQIDAVNRTTDSLIDRTSQMLADNTLKIQEQATNSGVSPETLQKAFDNLFTTMDGIDAFRSQANENFLSTVTALEHQVERAQPYLERMQQEPEETATLEKSAQDLLEIDD, encoded by the coding sequence ATGAACAAGCTCGAACCGCCCACACCCGATCCGGAGATCGCGCCCGCCGAACCCGTCGAGCAGATCGAGGAGGACGAGGCCGTCTCGATGCTGACCGAGCTCCCCGCCGAGCAGCAGCAGGACCTCGAGGACCGAGCCGACCAGTGGCTGGACCAGATCACCACCCTGAACCCGCACTCCCAGGAGTTCACCGCCCAGGTCGACGCCCTGGGGGCCGTGGCCCGCCGGACCTTCGAGCGCACCAGCGGCACCTCCTCCCGCTTCATGGAGCAGTCCATGCGCGATGCCCGCGACTCCGGCGGCGCGCAGGAGTCGGTCTCGAAGTCCCTGGGCGAGCTGCGCACGACGATGGAGGATCTGGCGCCGAAGGAGGAGACCTTCGCCGACAAGGCACTCTCGTGGCTCCCGGGCAGGAACGTGGCCAAGCGCTACTTCCGCGGCTTCGAGTCGAATCAGGAGCAGCTCGACGAGGTGATCGCCGCCCTCGGCCGCGGTCAGGAGATGCTGCAGCGCGACAATGCCGAGCTGGCCGTGGAGCGCCGCTCCCTGTGGGATGACCTCAGCGCCCTGCAGAAGGCCTCCTACCTGCTGGGACTGCTGGACAAGCAGGCCGTGCGGCGCGCCGAGCAGGCTCGCGCGGAGGGGAAGGCCGACGCGGCGAACGCACTGGAGCGGGACGTGCTCTTCGCGGTGCGTCAGCGGCGTCAGGACGTGGCCACGCAGATCGCCGTGACCGTCCAGGCATACCTGGCGATGGGCCTCATCGAGGACAACAACACCAAGCTCGCCCAGGGCGTGGACCGTGCTCGCACCACCACCGTCACGGCGCTGCGCACCGCGGTGATCACGGCCCAGGCGCTGGAGAACCAGAAGATCGTGCTGGACCAGATCGACGCGGTGAACCGGACCACCGATTCCCTCATCGACCGCACCTCGCAGATGCTCGCGGACAACACGCTGAAGATCCAGGAGCAGGCCACGAACTCGGGCGTCTCCCCGGAGACCCTGCAGAAGGCCTTCGACAACCTCTTCACCACGATGGACGGGATCGACGCCTTCCGCAGCCAGGCCAACGAGAACTTCCTGTCCACGGTCACGGCACTGGAGCACCAGGTGGAGCGGGCTCAGCCCTACCTCGAGCGCATGCAGCAGGAGCCCGAGGAGACGGCGACGCTCGAGAAGAGTGCACAGGACCTGCTCGAGATCGACGACTGA
- a CDS encoding SRPBCC family protein: protein MNSPQHSGAEETRLVAERTVDASPATVFSLLTDPSKHHLTEPTDWVRGSLEADPAPITEVGRVFGMDMFHVDAGGHYEMYNQVITLEAERAIAWKPSQYGADGTLASGGWVWRYDLAATPAGTRVQLMFDWSETPPQLAGELGFPPFATEFLDRSLAALAHAVETVPK, encoded by the coding sequence ATGAACAGCCCCCAGCACTCGGGGGCCGAGGAGACACGGCTCGTCGCCGAACGTACCGTCGACGCCTCCCCTGCGACGGTGTTCTCCCTGCTCACCGACCCGTCCAAGCACCACCTCACGGAGCCGACGGACTGGGTGAGGGGCTCGCTGGAGGCTGACCCAGCACCGATCACCGAGGTGGGGCGGGTCTTCGGGATGGACATGTTCCACGTCGACGCCGGCGGGCATTACGAGATGTACAACCAGGTCATCACCCTCGAGGCGGAGCGCGCGATCGCCTGGAAGCCCTCGCAGTACGGCGCCGACGGCACCCTGGCCAGCGGCGGATGGGTCTGGCGGTACGACCTCGCCGCGACCCCCGCCGGAACTCGGGTGCAGCTCATGTTCGACTGGAGCGAGACCCCGCCCCAGCTGGCCGGGGAACTCGGGTTCCCTCCGTTCGCCACGGAGTTCCTCGACCGCTCTCTCGCCGCTCTCGCCCATGCGGTGGAGACCGTCCCGAAGTGA
- a CDS encoding DUF899 domain-containing protein yields the protein MMATIPTALPPVVDTSTWQSELDALRVREKAATRELDAIAAQRRRLPMVEMPEYTLESKDGPVRLVDLFDGQSQLVTYHHMWSPGAEWQCGGCTSCTHQFTRLEFLRRYDARFVVVTQGQIDEALAYREKVGNEMDWYSTAHSSFGADVDAPPGGGFAVNVFLRDGDRVFRTWHTTGRGTEQLTYTFALMDVLPYGRQERWQDSPEGWPQSGTGSGWLDSPEVAALYGRTAS from the coding sequence ATGATGGCCACGATCCCGACCGCCCTCCCACCCGTCGTCGACACCAGCACATGGCAGAGCGAGCTCGACGCTCTGCGGGTACGCGAGAAGGCCGCCACCCGAGAACTCGACGCCATCGCCGCCCAGCGCCGCCGTCTGCCGATGGTCGAGATGCCCGAGTACACCCTGGAGTCGAAGGACGGGCCCGTGCGCCTGGTGGACCTCTTCGACGGCCAGTCCCAACTGGTCACGTACCACCACATGTGGTCCCCCGGCGCCGAGTGGCAGTGCGGCGGCTGCACGAGCTGCACCCACCAGTTCACCCGGCTCGAATTCCTGCGCCGCTACGACGCCCGTTTCGTCGTCGTCACCCAGGGGCAGATCGACGAGGCACTCGCCTACCGGGAGAAGGTGGGCAACGAGATGGACTGGTACTCGACGGCCCACAGCTCCTTCGGGGCCGACGTGGACGCCCCGCCCGGGGGTGGCTTCGCCGTGAACGTGTTCCTCCGCGACGGTGACCGAGTCTTCCGCACCTGGCACACGACCGGCCGCGGCACCGAACAGCTCACCTACACCTTCGCGCTGATGGACGTGCTCCCCTACGGCCGCCAGGAGAGGTGGCAGGACTCCCCGGAAGGCTGGCCGCAGTCGGGCACCGGCTCGGGGTGGCTCGACTCGCCCGAGGTCGCCGCGCTCTACGGGAGGACCGCGTCATGA
- a CDS encoding TetR/AcrR family transcriptional regulator, with the protein MSERSRPYHHGDLRAALVAEALEVARCGPTALSLREVTRRVGVSPAAAYRHFRDRSALMGALASEIQDRMVARMRARDESLTEQDPQNAALLRLRGVGLGYIDFALEEPGWFELAFFGPADEDGLPSSVRVPPASGARLGPAAVSGSRPGAAAANASRPGSSPGRGTDPAGSPALRQVPPFAELMAALDECAATGALSPERRRGAEFSCWSAVHGCAELMVHGPLRGAPGPVVREVAERVVDDIVAGVR; encoded by the coding sequence GTGTCGGAGAGATCGCGTCCCTATCACCATGGTGACCTGCGCGCGGCGCTGGTGGCCGAGGCGCTCGAGGTCGCCCGCTGCGGTCCCACGGCGCTCTCCCTGCGCGAGGTGACACGTCGCGTCGGCGTCTCGCCGGCGGCCGCCTACCGGCACTTCCGCGACCGCTCAGCGCTGATGGGCGCGCTGGCCTCCGAGATCCAGGACCGCATGGTCGCGCGGATGCGGGCACGGGACGAGAGCCTCACCGAGCAGGACCCGCAGAATGCCGCTCTGCTCCGGTTGCGCGGGGTGGGACTGGGCTACATCGACTTCGCTCTCGAGGAGCCGGGTTGGTTCGAGCTGGCGTTCTTCGGGCCGGCCGACGAGGACGGCCTGCCCTCGAGCGTGCGGGTGCCACCGGCGAGCGGCGCCCGTTTGGGGCCTGCAGCCGTGAGCGGTTCCCGTCCGGGGGCCGCGGCTGCGAACGCATCCCGTCCGGGCAGCTCGCCCGGGCGCGGCACCGATCCGGCGGGCTCGCCCGCCCTGCGGCAGGTGCCGCCCTTCGCCGAGCTGATGGCTGCGTTGGATGAGTGCGCGGCGACCGGGGCGCTGTCCCCCGAGCGACGGCGCGGGGCCGAGTTCTCCTGCTGGTCCGCGGTGCACGGGTGCGCCGAGCTGATGGTGCACGGCCCGCTGCGGGGAGCTCCCGGCCCCGTGGTGCGTGAAGTCGCCGAACGCGTCGTCGACGACATCGTCGCCGGGGTCCGTTGA
- a CDS encoding M81 family metallopeptidase, whose translation MSATTPSTHPTELSRPDARGSGPLPRIGIAGIAIESSTFTPYRSSEQDFEVRRGTGAILERYPFFADGSTSGQALREAAEYVGVLHARALPGGQLEREAYEAWKQEIVDGLAAAHAEQALDGFFFDIHGAMSVVGLEDAEGDLITAIRAVIGPDAVVGTAMDLHGNVSHTLFEACDLLTCYRHAPHIDAWETRERGLRDLVGTAARVRDGGALPHKALVHVPILLPGEKTSTRIEPAKSIYAGIPAITQRDGITDISCWIGFAWADQPRCQAAIVAVGDDAAAVDAAALELAGTVWQARHDFEFVAPTGSFTECLDRALASEARPFWISDSGDNPGAGGADDTTYCLARLLDREEILSGRVSALMVSLVDEVSADAAHELGVGGRGEFAVGARIDTRDPGPVRLRAEVSALDETGPTGRAAALRVLEGDRPTGLTVMVTARRSQWARHEMFERLGLSMTGFDVVTVKMGYLEPDQYEAAADWLLALTPGGVDQDLVRLGHSRINRPMIPFDPEIPAPTRQDVLTGGGAHS comes from the coding sequence ATGTCTGCGACGACGCCGTCCACGCACCCGACAGAGCTCTCCCGGCCCGACGCGCGCGGCAGCGGCCCCCTCCCCCGCATCGGCATCGCGGGGATCGCGATCGAGTCCTCGACCTTCACCCCGTACCGCTCCTCCGAGCAGGACTTCGAGGTGCGGCGCGGCACCGGGGCGATCCTGGAGCGCTACCCCTTCTTCGCTGACGGCTCGACCTCCGGTCAGGCGCTGCGCGAGGCCGCGGAGTACGTCGGCGTGCTGCACGCGCGGGCATTGCCCGGTGGTCAGCTGGAGCGCGAGGCCTACGAGGCCTGGAAGCAGGAGATCGTCGACGGGCTGGCCGCCGCGCACGCCGAGCAGGCGCTGGACGGCTTCTTCTTCGACATCCACGGGGCCATGAGCGTGGTCGGGCTCGAGGACGCCGAGGGCGATCTGATCACCGCGATCCGCGCGGTGATCGGCCCGGACGCCGTGGTGGGCACCGCGATGGATCTGCACGGCAACGTCTCGCACACCCTGTTCGAGGCCTGTGACCTGCTGACCTGCTACCGCCACGCGCCGCACATCGACGCCTGGGAGACCCGCGAGCGCGGCCTGCGTGACCTCGTGGGGACGGCCGCCCGGGTGCGCGACGGCGGCGCACTGCCCCACAAGGCGCTGGTGCACGTGCCGATCCTGCTGCCCGGGGAGAAGACCTCCACCCGCATCGAACCGGCGAAGTCGATCTACGCGGGCATCCCCGCGATCACGCAGCGCGACGGCATCACCGACATCTCCTGCTGGATCGGCTTCGCCTGGGCCGACCAGCCTCGCTGCCAGGCGGCGATCGTCGCCGTCGGGGACGACGCCGCAGCGGTCGACGCAGCCGCCCTCGAGCTCGCCGGCACCGTGTGGCAGGCCCGCCACGACTTCGAGTTCGTGGCCCCCACCGGCAGCTTCACCGAATGCCTGGACCGCGCCCTGGCGTCCGAGGCACGCCCGTTCTGGATCTCCGACTCCGGGGACAATCCGGGCGCGGGCGGGGCCGACGACACCACCTACTGCCTGGCCCGGCTCCTGGACCGCGAGGAGATCCTCTCCGGGCGGGTCAGCGCGCTGATGGTCTCGCTGGTCGATGAGGTCTCCGCCGACGCCGCCCACGAGCTGGGCGTCGGCGGCCGCGGCGAGTTCGCGGTGGGGGCCCGGATCGACACCCGGGACCCGGGACCGGTGCGGCTGCGCGCCGAGGTGTCGGCGCTGGACGAGACGGGCCCGACAGGTCGCGCCGCCGCACTGCGCGTGCTCGAGGGAGACCGGCCGACGGGGCTGACCGTGATGGTCACCGCCCGGCGCTCCCAGTGGGCGCGCCACGAGATGTTCGAGCGCCTCGGGCTGTCGATGACCGGCTTCGACGTGGTCACCGTGAAGATGGGCTACCTCGAACCCGATCAGTACGAGGCCGCCGCGGACTGGCTGCTGGCCCTGACCCCGGGAGGCGTGGACCAGGACCTGGTGCGCCTCGGCCACTCCCGGATCAACCGCCCGATGATCCCCTTCGATCCGGAGATCCCGGCCCCCACCAGGCAGGACGTGCTCACCGGCGGAGGCGCCCACAGCTGA
- a CDS encoding alpha-L-fucosidase, which produces MISFDDRHGPADAAAAAEYPDLAVPDWYRDAKLGVFVHWGLYSVPAWADVLDRRDVTAENAYARHQYAEWYANTVRIDGSPTRERHERLYGVGHSYEDFADDWQPSPEAARGIVDLAARAGARYLVPTTKHHDGFCLWDSATTSFTAARRGPGQDLIAEVAAAAREAGLRLGLYYSGAHDWHASDYPPLTSNDDLFALRRNDERFAGFAAAQLRELIERFAPDLLWNDIDWPDAGKYHGAGSLQQLFREHLAAVPDGLVNDRWGVPVHGVLTREYQDIESVQEEAFESTRGLGLSFGYNADESAEHALDGPELIRLLADVVSKNGNLLINVGPRADGSIPELQRRALEELGDWLGRHGPAIYGTRPWRHEAVRVPPDGVRFTCGRDTDGREVMHMLLLDPDAGPVTLETQVSAAVRDIAQVPEGAAGKAGAPGGSCDGGRVTLTPRPGERAVSVVTLPLR; this is translated from the coding sequence ATGATCAGCTTCGATGACCGCCACGGTCCGGCCGACGCCGCCGCGGCAGCGGAGTACCCCGACCTCGCCGTCCCCGACTGGTATCGCGACGCGAAGCTCGGCGTGTTCGTGCATTGGGGGCTGTACTCAGTGCCCGCCTGGGCCGACGTCCTGGACCGCCGCGACGTCACCGCCGAGAACGCCTACGCCCGCCACCAGTACGCCGAGTGGTATGCGAACACCGTGCGGATCGACGGCAGCCCCACCCGCGAGCGGCACGAGCGGCTGTACGGCGTCGGGCACTCCTACGAGGACTTCGCCGACGACTGGCAGCCTTCCCCGGAGGCGGCCCGCGGCATCGTGGACCTCGCGGCGCGGGCGGGTGCGCGGTACCTGGTGCCGACGACCAAGCATCACGACGGGTTCTGCCTGTGGGACAGCGCCACCACATCCTTCACCGCCGCCCGTCGCGGCCCCGGCCAGGACCTGATCGCCGAGGTCGCCGCGGCCGCGCGGGAAGCCGGGCTGCGCCTGGGGCTGTACTACTCCGGCGCCCACGACTGGCACGCGAGCGACTATCCGCCGCTGACCTCGAACGACGATCTCTTCGCGCTGCGCCGCAACGATGAGCGGTTCGCGGGATTCGCCGCCGCCCAGCTGCGAGAACTGATCGAGCGTTTCGCCCCGGACCTGCTGTGGAACGACATCGACTGGCCCGACGCCGGCAAGTACCACGGCGCGGGTTCCCTGCAGCAGCTGTTCCGCGAGCACCTCGCTGCGGTCCCGGACGGCCTGGTCAACGACCGATGGGGCGTGCCGGTGCACGGCGTGCTCACCCGCGAGTACCAGGACATCGAGTCGGTGCAGGAGGAGGCCTTCGAATCCACCCGCGGACTGGGCCTCTCCTTCGGTTACAACGCCGACGAGTCCGCCGAGCACGCCCTCGACGGCCCCGAGCTGATCCGGCTGCTGGCCGACGTGGTCTCCAAGAACGGGAACCTGCTGATCAACGTCGGCCCCCGCGCCGACGGCAGCATCCCCGAGCTGCAGCGCCGCGCCCTCGAGGAACTGGGGGACTGGCTGGGCAGGCACGGGCCGGCGATCTACGGGACGAGGCCGTGGAGGCACGAAGCGGTGCGGGTACCGCCGGACGGTGTGCGCTTCACGTGCGGCCGCGACACTGACGGGCGCGAGGTGATGCACATGCTGCTGCTGGACCCTGACGCCGGCCCCGTCACGCTCGAGACGCAGGTCTCGGCAGCTGTCCGGGACATCGCGCAGGTGCCCGAGGGTGCGGCTGGGAAAGCCGGCGCCCCCGGAGGGTCCTGCGACGGCGGGCGCGTCACGTTGACCCCGCGTCCCGGGGAGCGCGCCGTCTCCGTGGTGACCCTGCCGCTGCGGTGA